A portion of the Paenibacillus hamazuiensis genome contains these proteins:
- a CDS encoding HupE/UreJ family protein: MAGNIALPLFSFNLGVEIGQIAVLLVAVPAIWAVRKLISRPIWTYGLSSFIGIMGLYWFVERVIF, translated from the coding sequence ATGGCGGGAAATATCGCGCTGCCGCTGTTCTCCTTCAACCTGGGGGTCGAGATCGGCCAGATCGCCGTACTGCTGGTTGCCGTCCCCGCCATCTGGGCCGTGCGCAAGCTGATCTCACGTCCCATTTGGACCTATGGCTTGTCTTCATTCATCGGCATCATGGGCCTGTACTGGTTTGTTGAGCGCGTCATATTTTAA
- the ptsP gene encoding phosphoenolpyruvate--protein phosphotransferase, whose translation MDKITTYRLSGIAASPGFAIGKAYRLQQEPYVPAEGKAADIQNELERFRRAVDLARQELEKIRSMTEARMGAAKAEIFEAHLMLLEDPDLIDAIIDKIENEGANAEFALYEVSSGFIEALSSMDNELLRERAADVRDVSGRIMSGLRGVPYASVSSIHEPCVLVAEDLTPSDTAQLNLDYVLGFVTEIGSRTSHSAIMARSLEVPAIVGAGQEAGRIETGTPVILDALEGTVIVDPTAEELSMYQARKAEYDERRRELRKLLDEPTLSQDGHRVELAANIGSVEDLQKVLENGAEGIGLLRTEFLYMGRSSLPGEEEQFQVYKHVLERMNGKPVVIRTLDIGGDKELPYMKLPEESNPFLGLRAVRLCLSKPDLFRTQLRALFRASVYGNLKIMFPMIAVREELLEAKRLLQEEKEKLIREGTQVSDSIEVGIMIEIPAAALAADQLVKEVDFFSIGTNDLIQYTMAADRMNENVSYLYQPCHPSILRLIRMVIQAAEKEGKWVGMCGEMAGDENAVPILLGMGLHEFSMSAGSILPTRALIKRLSRREWADYSEQVLAMSSNDSIVQFVKQKTRSDLT comes from the coding sequence GTGGACAAAATAACGACCTATCGGTTGTCCGGCATCGCGGCGTCGCCCGGATTCGCTATCGGCAAAGCTTACCGCCTGCAGCAGGAGCCGTATGTTCCCGCTGAGGGCAAGGCCGCCGACATTCAAAACGAACTGGAACGGTTTCGCAGGGCGGTGGACCTGGCAAGACAGGAGCTGGAGAAGATCCGCAGCATGACGGAAGCCCGGATGGGTGCGGCCAAAGCGGAGATTTTCGAGGCGCACCTCATGCTGCTGGAGGACCCGGATTTGATCGATGCCATCATCGATAAAATAGAAAATGAAGGCGCAAACGCTGAGTTTGCGCTGTACGAAGTATCGAGCGGCTTCATCGAAGCGCTCAGTTCGATGGATAACGAGCTGCTGCGCGAGCGCGCAGCCGATGTGCGCGATGTGTCCGGACGAATCATGAGCGGTTTGCGGGGAGTCCCGTATGCTTCCGTTTCATCGATTCATGAGCCGTGTGTGCTCGTGGCGGAGGATTTAACGCCTTCGGATACGGCGCAGCTGAACCTCGATTATGTTCTCGGTTTTGTGACCGAAATCGGCAGCCGTACCTCTCACTCGGCGATTATGGCACGTTCCCTGGAGGTGCCGGCCATAGTGGGAGCGGGCCAAGAGGCGGGGCGGATCGAAACGGGCACCCCGGTGATCCTGGACGCGCTGGAAGGCACGGTGATCGTGGATCCGACCGCCGAGGAGCTGTCGATGTATCAAGCCCGCAAAGCGGAATACGATGAACGTAGACGCGAGCTGCGCAAGCTGCTGGATGAACCGACCTTATCGCAAGACGGTCATCGCGTAGAGCTTGCGGCCAATATTGGCAGCGTGGAAGATTTGCAGAAAGTGCTTGAAAACGGAGCGGAAGGTATCGGGCTGCTCAGGACGGAATTTTTATACATGGGCCGCAGCAGCCTTCCCGGCGAAGAGGAGCAGTTTCAGGTTTACAAGCATGTGCTCGAGCGGATGAACGGGAAACCTGTCGTCATCCGTACGCTCGATATCGGTGGAGATAAAGAGCTGCCGTATATGAAGCTTCCGGAGGAAAGCAACCCGTTTCTCGGGCTGCGCGCCGTACGCTTATGTCTCAGCAAGCCCGACTTGTTTCGCACCCAACTGAGAGCTCTGTTTCGCGCGAGCGTCTACGGAAACTTGAAGATCATGTTTCCGATGATTGCCGTAAGAGAGGAGCTTCTCGAGGCGAAGCGTCTGCTGCAGGAAGAAAAGGAAAAGCTGATTCGCGAAGGAACGCAGGTATCCGATTCGATTGAAGTCGGCATCATGATAGAAATTCCCGCCGCGGCGCTGGCCGCCGATCAGTTGGTCAAGGAAGTCGACTTTTTCAGCATCGGCACCAATGACTTGATTCAATATACGATGGCTGCAGACCGGATGAACGAAAATGTGTCGTATTTATATCAGCCATGCCACCCGTCGATTTTGCGATTGATCCGTATGGTGATTCAAGCGGCGGAGAAGGAAGGCAAATGGGTAGGCATGTGCGGGGAAATGGCCGGGGATGAAAACGCGGTTCCGATTTTGCTCGGCATGGGCCTCCACGAGTTCAGCATGAGCGCAGGGTCGATTTTACCGACAAGGGCGCTTATCAAAAGGCTGAGCCGTCGGGAGTGGGCCGATTATTCGGAGCAAGTACTTGCTATGAGCAGTAATGACAGCATCGTTCAATTCGTAAAGCAAAAGACAAGGAGTGACCTGACATGA
- a CDS encoding sulfite oxidase → MFDESVRPYLITRKLSPENQETPFHFTNLASIPEELLYRRNHFAYPPIHQESFRISILGEVARPRTLDYDFIRSLPPRTVAVVLECAGNKRSFFKPKTFGEQWERGAVGQGIWKGVSLSYLLQLAGIKPSAQEVVVEGWDAGSRDDMPGIFSYARSIPIQKAMQSDTILAYEFNGRPLTWRHGFPVRLIVPHWYAMASVKWVRKIIVTEFPFQGPFQTVDYQIYPDKANEQAKYPVTIMNVNSSIQRPLDRSIMRKGKHYIQGIAWTGLGEVRQVELSFDGGDTWVTARIGRTPVQPASWVHWGYEWDVNRAGEYLIISRAGDTYGRVQPMTAHWNRKGYSYNAADQVNVTVE, encoded by the coding sequence TTGTTTGACGAATCCGTACGACCTTATTTGATAACCAGAAAGCTATCGCCGGAAAATCAAGAAACGCCCTTTCACTTTACAAATCTGGCGAGTATACCTGAAGAGCTGCTGTACAGAAGAAATCATTTCGCTTATCCGCCAATTCATCAGGAATCATTCCGCATATCTATTCTCGGCGAAGTCGCCCGACCGCGTACGCTTGACTACGATTTTATTCGGTCCCTGCCACCAAGGACAGTTGCAGTCGTGTTGGAATGTGCAGGAAACAAGCGTTCATTTTTCAAACCGAAAACATTCGGCGAACAATGGGAAAGAGGAGCTGTAGGCCAAGGCATCTGGAAAGGTGTTTCCCTATCTTATTTGCTTCAATTAGCGGGTATAAAACCGTCGGCCCAGGAAGTCGTTGTGGAAGGCTGGGATGCGGGAAGCCGCGACGATATGCCGGGAATTTTTTCTTATGCGCGAAGTATCCCGATCCAAAAAGCGATGCAATCGGATACGATCCTTGCTTATGAATTTAACGGCCGGCCCTTAACGTGGAGACATGGATTTCCCGTCAGACTTATCGTTCCACATTGGTATGCGATGGCGTCCGTTAAATGGGTAAGAAAAATCATCGTGACCGAATTTCCGTTTCAGGGTCCTTTTCAAACTGTGGATTATCAGATCTACCCGGATAAAGCCAACGAACAAGCAAAATATCCTGTAACGATAATGAATGTCAACTCCTCCATACAAAGACCGCTGGATCGATCAATCATGAGGAAAGGCAAGCATTATATTCAGGGGATTGCATGGACGGGGTTGGGAGAGGTCCGCCAAGTGGAACTCAGTTTTGATGGAGGGGATACATGGGTGACGGCCAGAATCGGAAGAACCCCTGTTCAACCGGCTTCTTGGGTACACTGGGGGTATGAATGGGACGTCAATCGGGCCGGGGAATATTTAATTATCTCGAGAGCCGGGGATACATACGGCCGAGTCCAGCCGATGACGGCCCATTGGAATCGCAAGGGCTACTCTTATAACGCAGCAGATCAAGTGAATGTAACCGTAGAGTAG
- a CDS encoding HPr family phosphocarrier protein, with translation MISQTYTVLNPSGFHARPTKEFVQTAGTFPCKVSVMKGGKKVNGKSSLSMLTLGIQKNDEVTLEVDGEQEEQALSQLGGLLTKIFEE, from the coding sequence ATGATATCGCAAACTTATACGGTACTTAATCCATCCGGTTTTCACGCGCGTCCGACCAAGGAATTCGTGCAAACCGCAGGCACTTTTCCGTGCAAGGTCAGTGTGATGAAAGGTGGCAAGAAAGTAAACGGCAAAAGCTCGCTCAGCATGCTGACGCTGGGGATTCAGAAAAACGACGAGGTCACGCTGGAAGTGGACGGCGAGCAGGAGGAGCAGGCACTCAGCCAGCTGGGCGGACTTCTTACGAAAATATTCGAGGAATAG
- a CDS encoding DUF3231 family protein yields METIKPIKLPSSNQRQNNENQTHEKLTSAEQGKLWATYIGNTMSICVLSHMLNHVEDQEIKKVLENALRLSEQFVQSIKQIFEQENYPIPKGFTEEDVNPGAPRLFEDEFYLHYLKYVGKAGISLYGIAVPLVTRPDIRSFFTQCVDLTVKFFNELNEVMLKKGLLTKPSYIPYPDKVDFIEKQSYLNGFFGEVRPLQALEITHLYDNIENNATSKTVLIGFSQVAQSEQARDYFLRGKEIATKHYDIFSQILQHEDLSAAPILDPLVTTSTSAPFSDKLMLFHKLDMFTVRIRAYANALSMSARHDIAEKYGRFILEVGNYVEDGANILIDHGWLEQPPQAVDRKALINK; encoded by the coding sequence ATGGAGACGATCAAACCAATTAAACTCCCATCGTCAAATCAACGACAGAACAATGAAAACCAAACTCATGAGAAGCTGACTTCCGCTGAGCAGGGAAAACTTTGGGCGACCTATATTGGGAACACCATGTCTATATGTGTTTTGAGTCATATGCTGAACCACGTGGAGGATCAGGAGATCAAAAAGGTATTGGAAAACGCTCTCCGTTTGTCCGAGCAGTTCGTACAATCCATCAAGCAAATATTCGAGCAAGAAAATTACCCGATTCCAAAAGGGTTTACGGAAGAGGACGTTAATCCGGGGGCGCCCAGGCTGTTTGAAGACGAATTTTATCTTCACTATTTGAAATATGTCGGTAAAGCGGGGATTAGCCTTTATGGAATTGCCGTCCCACTGGTAACCAGACCGGATATCCGATCTTTTTTTACCCAATGTGTCGATTTGACGGTTAAATTTTTCAATGAGCTGAACGAGGTCATGTTAAAGAAAGGCTTGCTGACCAAACCCAGTTATATTCCGTATCCCGATAAAGTCGATTTTATCGAGAAACAAAGTTATCTGAACGGTTTCTTTGGAGAGGTGCGGCCGCTGCAAGCCTTGGAAATAACGCATCTTTACGATAACATTGAAAACAACGCGACGAGTAAAACCGTTTTAATCGGATTCAGCCAGGTGGCACAGTCGGAACAAGCCAGGGATTACTTTCTTAGAGGCAAGGAAATCGCCACCAAACATTATGATATATTCAGTCAGATTCTTCAGCATGAAGATTTATCGGCCGCCCCTATATTGGATCCGTTGGTGACAACCTCGACTTCGGCTCCGTTTTCAGATAAATTGATGTTGTTCCACAAATTGGATATGTTTACAGTAAGGATAAGAGCCTATGCCAATGCATTGTCGATGAGTGCAAGACACGATATCGCGGAAAAATATGGACGTTTCATATTGGAAGTTGGAAATTATGTCGAAGATGGCGCAAACATTTTGATCGATCACGGGTGGTTGGAACAACCGCCCCAAGCTGTCGATCGGAAAGCGCTAATTAATAAATAA